One part of the Lachnospiraceae bacterium JLR.KK002 genome encodes these proteins:
- a CDS encoding helix-turn-helix domain-containing protein — MSNMKAPLPQCAAMVRVQNILSGKWKITILWYIAEYEVQRFGELRRRLGDITQSTLTKQLRELEQDGFISRYIYQEVPPKVEYSLTDLGKSFIPILKDMKKWSDTHLM, encoded by the coding sequence ATGAGCAACATGAAAGCGCCGCTGCCCCAATGCGCGGCTATGGTCAGGGTACAGAACATCTTAAGCGGGAAATGGAAGATAACGATATTATGGTACATCGCGGAATATGAGGTGCAGCGGTTCGGGGAGCTGAGGCGGAGGCTTGGGGACATCACGCAGTCCACCCTTACCAAGCAGCTCCGGGAACTGGAACAGGACGGCTTCATCTCCCGCTATATCTATCAGGAAGTACCGCCGAAGGTGGAGTACTCCCTGACTGACCTGGGGAAAAGCTTTATACCAATCTTAAAAGACATGAAGAAGTGGAGCGATACGCATCTGATGTAG
- a CDS encoding dihydroorotate dehydrogenase: MDIAGITLKNPVMPASGTFGSGQEYSGFVDLNQLGAVVTKGVSCVPWEGNPAPRIMETASGMINAVGLQNPGIDVFIERDLPFLRQFDTKVIVNICGSTVADYLEVVERLSGQEIDMLEVNISCPNVEHGGIAFGQEPRMVEYITKEIKKKAAQPVSMKLTPNVTDITEIAKAAEAGGADALSLINTITGMRIDVKKRTFSVANKTGGLSGPAIKPVALRMVWQTCRAVSIPVIGMGGIQTAEDALEFIMAGAAAVAVGTANFRNPYAMPEIIGGLEKYMEENGIRDLKEIRGIVS, translated from the coding sequence GTGGATATAGCGGGCATCACGTTGAAGAACCCGGTGATGCCTGCGTCCGGGACATTTGGCTCCGGGCAGGAATACAGCGGGTTCGTGGATCTGAACCAGTTAGGCGCAGTGGTCACGAAAGGCGTCTCATGCGTCCCGTGGGAGGGGAACCCGGCCCCAAGGATCATGGAGACGGCCAGCGGGATGATAAACGCGGTGGGGCTGCAGAATCCGGGGATAGACGTCTTTATAGAGAGGGACCTCCCTTTCCTCAGACAGTTTGATACGAAGGTCATTGTGAACATATGCGGCAGCACCGTGGCGGATTATCTGGAAGTGGTGGAACGGCTGTCCGGGCAGGAGATAGATATGCTGGAGGTCAACATCTCCTGTCCGAACGTGGAGCATGGCGGGATCGCTTTCGGGCAGGAGCCGCGCATGGTGGAGTACATCACGAAGGAGATAAAAAAGAAAGCGGCGCAGCCCGTTTCCATGAAGCTGACGCCGAATGTCACGGACATAACGGAGATCGCAAAGGCGGCGGAGGCCGGCGGTGCGGACGCGCTCTCGCTGATCAATACCATTACGGGCATGAGGATCGACGTGAAAAAAAGGACGTTCAGCGTGGCGAATAAGACGGGCGGGCTGTCCGGACCCGCAATAAAGCCGGTTGCGCTGCGGATGGTATGGCAGACCTGCCGGGCAGTAAGCATCCCGGTCATCGGGATGGGAGGGATTCAGACGGCGGAGGATGCGCTGGAGTTCATCATGGCCGGTGCCGCCGCGGTGGCGGTGGGGACGGCGAATTTCAGGAACCCTTATGCCATGCCGGAGATCATCGGCGGGCTGGAAAAGTACATGGAGGAAAACGGTATCCGGGACTTAAAGGAGATCAGGGGTATCGTCAGTTAG
- a CDS encoding nitroreductase family protein, with amino-acid sequence MDFIEIAKKRSSVRGYKDRKVEEEKLKKILEAAHVAPTAANLQPVRLIVVQSSEGLAKIGKGANLYGAPLAVIVCADHGKAWVRPFDKKQTADIDASILTDHMMLQATELGLGSVWICYFKPDVISREFGLPENLEPVNILAVGYSDEEAADPERHSQTRIPVEELVSYETV; translated from the coding sequence ATGGATTTTATCGAAATTGCAAAGAAGCGCTCTTCCGTCCGGGGCTATAAGGACAGAAAGGTGGAGGAGGAAAAGCTGAAAAAGATACTGGAGGCCGCCCACGTTGCGCCGACTGCGGCCAACCTCCAGCCCGTCCGGCTGATTGTTGTGCAGAGCAGTGAGGGGCTTGCGAAGATCGGGAAAGGGGCGAACCTTTACGGAGCGCCGTTGGCGGTCATCGTCTGCGCTGACCACGGAAAGGCATGGGTGCGCCCGTTTGATAAGAAGCAGACCGCCGATATAGACGCCTCCATACTGACAGACCACATGATGCTGCAGGCAACGGAATTAGGGCTCGGCTCCGTGTGGATTTGCTATTTCAAGCCGGATGTTATCAGCAGGGAGTTTGGACTTCCTGAAAATCTGGAGCCGGTCAATATCCTTGCAGTCGGGTATTCGGACGAGGAAGCGGCAGACCCGGAGCGCCACTCACAGACCAGAATCCCGGTGGAAGAACTGGTTTCTTACGAAACGGTATAG
- a CDS encoding M56 family metallopeptidase, translated as MSLLQMSFTGGILILAVIVIRALAINMLPKKAFNALWWISVVRLMIPFSIPSAFSVYSLMGSHAPGNGSQAIRVLPIGASGQAASMPDSITNAVSTWTVVWAAGVLVCAVFFSLAYWKCRKEFQTSIPVGNDFTENWLSVHQQGRRISIRQSGRFSAPLTYGVLHPVILMPTSTKWENTDSLAYVLAHEYVHIRRFDSIRKLVLIVVLCVHWFNPLVWVMYILANRDIELSCDEAVVRFFGENTKAAYARALISMEETRSWLTPLCSSFSKNAIEERITAIMKIKKTTVFSLVLAGFIVVGTATAFATSANAQQAESVGQGSGTEIVTKPDSIPQVDDSFGIFFKDGGRTAGADTEDMKTAVPVQSDDIYGAPVEKTSALADDLSGDNIIYFNTEEERDEHFRALEANVEKGLDRYAGFEEMYKGIDTSAPVTYIVK; from the coding sequence ATGAGTCTGTTGCAGATGAGTTTTACCGGGGGCATACTGATTTTAGCGGTCATCGTCATACGTGCTTTGGCAATCAATATGTTACCCAAAAAGGCTTTTAATGCACTTTGGTGGATATCAGTTGTGCGGCTGATGATTCCCTTTTCTATCCCGTCTGCGTTTAGTGTGTATTCGCTGATGGGTAGTCATGCACCTGGCAATGGTTCACAGGCCATTCGCGTACTGCCGATTGGGGCATCCGGGCAGGCAGCGTCTATGCCGGACAGCATCACAAATGCGGTTTCCACATGGACGGTTGTATGGGCTGCTGGCGTGTTGGTCTGTGCGGTGTTTTTTAGTCTGGCATATTGGAAATGTCGGAAGGAGTTCCAGACATCCATTCCGGTGGGGAATGACTTCACTGAAAACTGGTTAAGCGTCCATCAGCAGGGGCGCAGGATTTCCATCCGGCAGTCTGGCCGGTTTTCTGCACCGCTTACATATGGCGTACTTCACCCGGTGATTTTGATGCCTACGTCTACAAAGTGGGAAAATACAGATTCATTGGCATATGTTCTGGCCCACGAATATGTGCATATCCGGCGTTTTGACAGCATCAGGAAATTGGTCTTGATCGTGGTGCTGTGCGTGCATTGGTTCAACCCGCTGGTATGGGTTATGTATATCCTTGCGAACAGGGATATTGAACTGTCATGTGATGAGGCGGTTGTCCGCTTTTTCGGCGAAAATACAAAAGCGGCCTATGCACGGGCATTGATCAGTATGGAGGAGACACGGAGCTGGTTGACCCCTCTGTGCAGTAGTTTTAGCAAAAATGCGATTGAAGAAAGGATAACTGCGATTATGAAGATTAAGAAAACTACAGTTTTTTCACTTGTTTTGGCAGGATTTATTGTTGTAGGAACTGCAACAGCGTTTGCCACTTCTGCAAATGCACAGCAGGCCGAATCTGTGGGGCAGGGCAGTGGGACAGAAATAGTAACCAAGCCGGATTCCATTCCGCAGGTTGACGACAGTTTTGGGATTTTTTTCAAGGACGGTGGAAGAACCGCGGGTGCTGACACAGAAGATATGAAAACGGCTGTCCCGGTGCAGTCAGATGATATTTATGGCGCACCTGTAGAAAAAACCAGTGCTTTGGCAGATGACCTGTCTGGAGACAATATTATCTACTTTAACACAGAAGAAGAGCGTGATGAACACTTCCGGGCATTGGAGGCAAATGTGGAGAAAGGCTTGGATCGCTATGCGGGATTTGAGGAAATGTATAAAGGCATAGATACCTCTGCGCCTGTGACGTATATTGTGAAGTAA
- a CDS encoding BlaI/MecI/CopY family transcriptional regulator produces the protein MDVKLFDSELKVMSVLWRDGDVPAKYIAKLLTEELGWNVNTTYTLIKRCIKKGAIERSEPGFMCHALVPKEEVQEAETNELIDKVYDGSVDKLFAALLGRKKLSAAQIEKLKQIVNDLE, from the coding sequence ATGGACGTCAAGCTGTTCGATTCTGAACTGAAAGTGATGTCTGTCCTTTGGCGTGATGGCGATGTTCCGGCTAAGTATATCGCCAAGCTGCTTACCGAGGAATTGGGATGGAATGTAAACACAACCTATACCCTGATCAAGCGTTGTATTAAAAAAGGAGCGATTGAACGTTCTGAGCCCGGTTTCATGTGCCATGCGCTCGTTCCGAAAGAGGAAGTCCAGGAGGCAGAGACAAATGAGCTGATTGACAAAGTGTATGACGGCTCCGTTGATAAGCTGTTTGCCGCTTTGCTGGGGAGGAAAAAGTTGAGCGCCGCACAAATTGAAAAGCTGAAACAGATTGTCAATGATCTGGAGTGA
- a CDS encoding helix-turn-helix domain-containing protein produces the protein MEYSKDQFNCPVEATLFLIGGKYKPLILWYLIEKPLHYMELQRMIPKATPKMLSQQLHDLEECGMLHREVIPDKPPRTLYSLTPFGRSIIPVLDAMCDWGAGFLDGLDIQPPCCTKKSAGEP, from the coding sequence ATGGAATATTCAAAAGACCAGTTTAACTGCCCGGTGGAGGCCACGCTGTTTTTGATCGGCGGGAAATACAAGCCCCTCATCCTCTGGTACCTGATAGAAAAACCGCTCCACTACATGGAGCTGCAGCGCATGATCCCGAAAGCGACACCCAAAATGCTGTCGCAGCAGTTACATGATTTGGAAGAATGCGGGATGCTACACCGGGAAGTCATCCCGGACAAGCCGCCTCGGACACTGTACTCCCTCACCCCATTTGGCAGGAGCATTATCCCGGTGCTGGATGCCATGTGCGATTGGGGCGCGGGCTTTTTGGACGGGCTGGACATCCAGCCGCCATGCTGCACAAAAAAATCAGCAGGAGAACCTTGA